AACATGGTGCACGCAAAGATGGGCGAGATGCTCAAGGCGATGCAGGAAGGCAGCACGGAGGGGCAAGGACATGGCGACACAGCTTGAGCAGGCCAGCGAAGTAGTCACGAGCGTGGTGCACGGGGCCGACGTACCGTGGGTGTGGATGGGCTTTGAGAACAGTGGCATCGAGATGAAGCTGCTGCGGCGAGGCCGCAAAGACGAGGTCTACACTTTCATGAACCGTTTCGCGCCCGGCTTCATGGCGCCGCGCCATCTGCACCTGGGCGAGGTGCACGCGTGGACAATGGAGGGCTGCTGGTGCTATCTCGAGTACGATTGGAAAGCGCGCGCGGGCGACTACGTGTACGAGCCCGCCGACTCCATACACACGCTCTACGTGCCCGAGGAGAACGAGGGCCTTACGACGGTTCTGTTCACGGTGGAAAAGGGCCTCGATCTCTACGACGAGAACGGCGAGTTGTTCATGACCCAGGACGGTGCGGGTTTAGAAGAGCTCTACCGTGCGGGGCTGGCCGAGCAGGGCCTGGACTGGCCCGACGCGATACTGCCCTGAACCTGGCAGGGCGAGCGTTGCCGAGGCCGCCGCGCCTCAGCCCAGGCCGCCGTCCTGGTCCTTGCCGTCCATGCCCGCGTTGAGTCGCGCCTGGCCCACCAGCTCGCGGGCGATCTCCCCGATCTGCGTCGGGTCGTCCACCGGCTTGGCTTCGGGCCCACGGTGCCAGCCCTCGGCCACGGCAAACACGCCGCCCGAAGCTTCGAACACCCGTCCGCTGATGTCGTTGGACTCTTCACTCGCCAGCCAGGTGACGATGGGGGCTATCCAGCGCGGCGACATGGCGTCCTTGCTCTCTTCTGTTTCGCCGCCCATGCCGAGGTCTTCGGTCAGGCGGGTCAGCGCCGCGGGCGCGATCGCGTTCACGGTAACGCCGTAGCGCGCGAGCTCTCTTGCGGCGATGATCGTAAACGATGCGATACCCATCTTGGCAGCGCCGTAGTTGGTCTGACCGGCGTTGCCGTAGATGCCCGACACCGAGGTGGTGTTGATGATGCGGGCGTTGTTGGTTTCGCCAGCCTTGCTGCGCGCGCGCCAGTAGCCCGCCGCGTGGCGGGCGGGGGCGAAGGTGCCCTTGAGGTGCACCTTGATGACCGCGTCCCACTCGGCCTCGTCCATGTTCACGAGCATGCGGTCGCGCAGTATGCCGGCGTTGTTGACGAGCACGTCCAGGCGGCCGAAGGCGTCCACTGCCTGCTGTATCATCGCCTCGGCCTCGTCAAAGTTGCTCACGTCGGCCGCGTTGGCCACCGCCTCGCCGCCCGCGGCCTTGATCTCGGCCACCACTTCGTCGGCCGGTCCCGTGTCGGCGCCACTACCATCGCGTGCGCCGCCAAAGTCGTTGACGACCACCTTGGCGCCGTGCTCTGCAAGCATGAGCGCGTACTCGCGTCCGATGCCGCGGCCGGCGCCGGTTACGATTACTACCCTGTCTTCACATAATCTGCTCATGGGACAAACATTGTCGTCCGGGCGAGCCAAAGCAAGGCAGTCGTCGCGGGTTTGAGCCGCGGATGCTGTTGTCTCAGCTCGCCCAGTGGGCTTGGCTTGCAAGCGAGGGACACCC
The DNA window shown above is from Candidatus Binatota bacterium and carries:
- a CDS encoding SDR family NAD(P)-dependent oxidoreductase; translated protein: MSRLCEDRVVIVTGAGRGIGREYALMLAEHGAKVVVNDFGGARDGSGADTGPADEVVAEIKAAGGEAVANAADVSNFDEAEAMIQQAVDAFGRLDVLVNNAGILRDRMLVNMDEAEWDAVIKVHLKGTFAPARHAAGYWRARSKAGETNNARIINTTSVSGIYGNAGQTNYGAAKMGIASFTIIAARELARYGVTVNAIAPAALTRLTEDLGMGGETEESKDAMSPRWIAPIVTWLASEESNDISGRVFEASGGVFAVAEGWHRGPEAKPVDDPTQIGEIARELVGQARLNAGMDGKDQDGGLG